The window agaagctccagcatctccaatcCATCttgccctgcagcagcttccaagGCTGAGCCCCTTCTCCCGCACTGCGCATTTACATCAACGCCGCTCTCAAGGAAGGTCCTTACAATGTCCAGATGTCCATGCCGAACTGCCTTTTGCAATGCCTCGCCAGTTGTGGCATATCCAATGTTGACCTTTTCTGCATTGACGGCCGCACCTCTGTCTAGGAGAGCTCGCACAAGTTCTTTGCTACCTGCCTCCGTTGCAAGCTGTAACATGGTGTCCATATCTTCCTGCGTCAAATATGCGCCTGTGCTTGGGCCATCTGAGAGTAATAGCTCAGTCAACTGTGAGTATCCTGATCGAGCAGTGAAATAGTATGGATGCCATAAACGTTCGGGGCCATTTCTATCGGACTCTCGACGGCTCGCCAAGAGCGTGATGGTTAGACCTTTGCTTCCAACAGAGAGAGCAGAGTTCGCCATTTTAACAACTTCAGTTGGCCATGATTTTCGAGGGACCATTTCAAGATGACCCGGCCAGTTTGCAGCTGTATACCATTTTAGCGTGTCGCGATGAATGGAGTTGCAGTTGCCCCTGGGATCAGATTTGAATTTCTCAAGGTTCTCTACAACTTTGCAAGTAACGCCCGCGTGTAGAACGTAGGCGAGGCTTGAACGTGCAATCCAGATATGAGCGCCAGTATCGGTGAGCGAGAAAGCTGACGCAAGGTCTTTGCAAACACGACCAGAAACCAGATATTCCTTAATCGAATAATGAGACAGACGGACATATTTTGTTTCTCTATCCATCTCAACAATAATAAGTCCATGTAGATATACCAAAACGTCCTCTGAGTTGAAAACAcgatcatcttcatcaatcaTAGTGTCGTTTTCCGGTCGCAGAATAAATATTTCAGCGAGTTCGTCTACGGTTAATGTGCAGAGGGAGAAGGCCAGCCATTTGAGGCAACTTGCTGCCTGCGTCTGATAAACAGGATCTATACTTCGTAGAATCCTCTCATACGTCTCATCAAGTCCTTGTGGAAGCTGTTCCAGAGCTCTCCGGATCTCAGCTGGCGATCTAAACCGCTGTAAGTTGTCAAATTGGCAGCGAACATACTGAAACCTTTCCCATAGCTGTCAGCAAAACTTTTGCAATCCTCACCCCACCAAGTAAGTGTCTATGAAACTTACATTCCATCTGCTTTTTTGATCAACTCCTCTTTTACTTCTGTCCGAATTGTTTGTGGCCAAGAGTTGAAGTCTGCGCTTAATAAAGCCGTATCTATGTACTGGCTAATATcttgctccatctcctctttgcaACAAGATAGGTCAACCTCTGCAGCCTCTGGCCTGGATAAATGGCCTCTGAATTCGATACTTATATCTAACTCCATCCGACTTGTACAGAATAGATGGAGATTGCATGTTTTGGCCGCGGTTGTAGTTGTAAGAATGCGATTCAGACTCTTCATAAGCTCTGCTCGTTCGCCCTTGAACTTGGGACATTCGTCAAGGGCGTCAATTACGATATATGTTGCTGCGAATCCGCACATGGCATCTAATAAACTTTCTTCAAGAACGCCAGTGGGTGGTTGTGCGTCTTGACTCTTGTATTCTCTCAGCTTCCTGACTGAATCAGGCATGTTCGGTCGTTGACAGCATATTTGTTTGATTAGCGACTTGAGCATaccatctctttcttgcttcttcaaaTCGCTAAAGCtgaaataaaaataagcgACAGCAACTGATGAATCATCGTCATATTTATCCTTTAGATGTTTGATGACCGAGGTGCTTAGAATTGATTTCCCCGAGCCGGCTACTCGTCGTTAGTCATGTTTCGGTTCTCACCAGCCACACAGTAAACAACGCACCTTTTCCATGAAGCCATATAAAAGTGCTAGAAATCTTTATCCAAGTAGAGAacttttcgtttcttctgAGCAGCCACTCGCTTGTACCGGCCTCGTGCCGATTCAAGGCAGCGTTGTATATTGGTGATGGATCAATACCACACAGCCAACGCATTAGACTTTGATGATCGCTCTTAGAATTAGCATCTTCTACTGCTTTCCTGAGGCCCGAAAGCTCTGCGCCAACGACTGTTAAACTGTTCATGCTCTCttggtgccgctgctgcgccgcCACGCATTCATCATTGTACTGGTTTTCGCGCCAAAGCTGATTGATCTTGATGAAATGGGAGTCTTGGGTGCGAATCTTTCCTATCAGATCACTCCAATCGTCTCGTTTGACGAAATCGCGTCCAAAACGTGAGGCTTCGTTATGGGTGTAGTAGCAATAGCTTGTCACTTGGAATCTTAGAATTTGTCGATACAACTCTTCCAAAGTATTCTTGTAAATGGCTTTAGATGTTGTAGATGCTTCGGAGAGGCTGTTTAATTCGTAGCGCCGATGGTATAGGTCTTCTCGCATTCGACTTTGGACGATGAGCGATGAAATGTACTCCAACCCATCTGCTAGGTCCGAAGCCTGCTCTATAGGGTTTAAAAAGAGCTAGAACAGAAGAGCGCGGATTAGTTCCATTATACAACAATAAGCTAAATAACGTGCTAATCTCACTTACTGGCAATAACACGCCAACACCAGCCCAGGCTAGAGACGCAGATGGGTTGGAACTGACAGCAGCAGTAACAAAGTCATTGACTAGTTTGAGTACCCCCAAGACCTTTGGGATAGCCTCTGTGAGTTGAATTTCCGAACTTCTGAATGTCAATTTCCAGATATTCGCCTGTGTCTCTTGCACCTTATTCTTAAGTATGGTGTCCATCCAATCTCTTGTGCTCGTCTTTGAGCTTGCACCACAGTCCAAGTTTGCGCACAGGCTCTCTTTAAGGCTGGCTTCGTATTTTTCAACAAGTTGAGCATCTTCTACTCGCAACTTTTCGTACGCCACGTTCCAAAGCTCTCGTATTGGTGTGTCTTGGCAATCATGGCTGGGGTTCGCCAGTACGGGTATGTGAGGTGCATTTTCGGCGATCAAGCGACCAGAAAACACCCTGGAGACCGGTTTAGAGGCATCTATCCTATAGTCAAGATATTAATAATCTTCAATCTTTGTGTTCTCGGAATACCCGCATACTGATGTTTGTCTTGACTTCTGTCACGGATCCTCTCCTTCAATCGGTCCCTAAAGCCTGCTTTAAGTAACGACATTGCAACTTCAATTCAGAAAAGTATTGGAAAGCTCTAATTACTCTGAGTGTTCTCGCAATTATGCGGATGGAAGCAAAGGCTGGGTTTTGGCATGGTGATCCGATAATGTAAGTTATGCGACCAGCAACCCCGCCGAGGCTGGGAACGGAGCGCTAAACCAAGCGATGTTATTGGCGCAAAATCCAAGCAGATGTTCATTCCTTGTGTACCCAATGGAAGAGAGGCCATTAGATGGCGACTTTTGTTGGTTATCAGGCAGCGGTATTCCCGCCGGCTCTGCCCCGACAGCCGTAATTATTTTGAATCTAAGACTATATACAGATAATTGGATAGATACTAAAAAGTTGTGAACATATAATCAGCTAAGAGCTCATGAAACATGCCCAAGATTGATGATTAATGCTGTCTTGCAATATCTACAAGATGTTTTGAGAGTCTAAAAAATGTTATCTATCCTAAAGACAATGAAAGCAAGATGGGCAGAAACTATCGTACAACACATTTGACGAGAGCTTTTTAGATTTGAATGGTAATGGTTAAGTCGAGGTATGAATCTCGAACAAGTACGCGCCAGTTGATACTGAATACTATGATTAGTGGACTGCATATACCCACGATCTGGGAGAGCCGTAAAATTGACAAACTCACATGCAGAGGGAGAGATATACATACCGAATTCAGCAATTAAATTGTTTAATCGATAGTCTATATATGAATGTATACTCGCTCGCTATTGACCACGTCTGATTCAGCGCAGAGCTAGAGACTGCGCTTATCATAGTAACGATACTATTGCCTATACCTGGCGGTCTCCATCGCCTTGTTTATCAGATGTTTCATTCCTTGGATGCAACTTAAAAACCTGCGTAACTTGGCCGGTTTTGGTACCAGAATATCTCGTCGTCAAATATGATTTAGAATGAGCTCGACCTCTGCTTCTGCAGTTTCCAGAATATGCTCTGGCGTAAAGTTTGGCACCCATCCCAGACTTTCTGTACCGTTATTTGGTGTAAGTGTGCATCTGAGCATTTCAAATGCATAATGTAAGCAAATCAGCTCTATCTATCTCTCATAGAAGTGAAAGAACGACGATACTCACTTGCCAGCCAATTGTACCCGCACAAAAGCTTTGGGGCATTTGAGCCCGCGGCTCATCGCCTCAAGCGCTTCATCATCCGCCAGCGTAATCCGTTCATCTTCGACAACGCCCTTCTTCGCCAGTGCTGCTGCCATACGGCTATAGAGGTCGTCCCATGCTATGCTACCCGGCGAAGGCAGATAGTAACCTCGTTTTCGTGTCCAGGGTTGCGACTCTCAGAAAGAATGGCGGCGAGCAGGCGAATATAGAGGTCGGTGTTGTCCCTTATGTGGCATACGGGCCACGTCTGGCCGGAAGCGTAATCAGCATCGCTTCTCCAGATAGCGAAATCTAAGAACTAGCGAGTGACATACCGGCGAATTATCGTCAACGCGATAGACTCGCTTTGCCTCCTTGGCTGCTCTGACGATTGCTACGGTCTGGGCAGAAATCAGGTTGCCGAATCCCAATCCCTTGCCATCTTGCACAATTGTCGGTGCTCAGTATAGGATAATATCTTTCACAACCTTTTGGCTTTTGAAGGCGGGTGTTTAACTTACAAACAATGCATGGTGCAATGATATAGCTCTTCACGTCAAACTCCTCTGCCAAAGATATTATGGTATTGTTTGTTGCGACAGCCTGTGatactttattaattctGACCATTCGTCTGTGCATCTTTTTGTACGAATTTAAGCCAGAGGCTGCGTCTACCTTTTGAAATGCCTGGTATGGAGCTTGATcttgttgcttcttctggATCTCATACAGTCCAGGATCTATATCTAGTAATGGCCTGTCCGTTGGGGCTCCTGCTAAATCAGAGAATATCTTTGCCCCAGATGTCTATTATTATCAGATGTTAGTGACACCAGCATGAAGATGGCTAATAGAAAGTATATTCCCTCCCAGCGAAGGGGGAAAGAGCTCATATACCCACGACTGTTTGAGACAggtttttgctttgctcAGTTTCGCCTCTCACGGATATTATACAATAGAAGTTGGGGAGTAAGTGCTGTTACATATACCTACCTGCAAAAAATGAACGTCTTGACCAGTCTGCTGGCGCAGCTTAGCTAGCGCTCGGATGAACAGGATCTGTCTGTCAACATTCACCACGTCAATAAACCAGATAACAATTGATACTTCATTACCCACAATGAAGCTTTGAATGGCCGCTTCATTGCTTGGATCGAACGCCGCGGGTTCAGCGCCATAGTCCTGGACAGCTTGGGCTTGAATATCACTGCGAACGAGCGCGTAGATCGTGCCATGGGCTGGCAGCTCTATGCGGTCGGCGCCAGAATTGTGCAGCTGAGCTAAGATGCTGCCGCCTAGGTAGCCGGAGGCACCGGTGAGGAGGATGTTGGCCATGGTTCCTTGCCTGAATCGTGGGATAGGGACTGTTCGACAATCAGCTCAAAATCAGCTCATTGAAAACGACTGGCGCTGAACTGCGGGAAGGAaaatgagcagcagccattgcCGACTTACGATTACgctgttggagatgatgtATGGAAGTTTTGTATGCGCTTGGCTTATTAGGACAGGACTGGTATTGAGTGCAATATTTCCACGCACTTTATCCCTCGCGACAACTGGCCTTGGGTCTTGTATGCTTTAAGTCAATTGGTTACTAGGAATTAATTTGTCTTATACAAGATTTATAATATGATTAGTTTTTGTAGCATACTGCGCCGAGAAATAGCTCATCGTACACCAACTCGAGTATACGACCGATGATGTGGGTATTCATTGTCTACCAGCTGTAAAAGAGAAACTTGGATTACATGTATTTTAATCAATTAAAATCGAAGTCGCGCAAACTCGCCTATGAAAGCTATCACAGTGTATGGAGATCTAAAGACAACATTAATCAGAGGGCTAAAGGAAAGAAACAGTCCGCGTCCACATGCCGTAAACATCGAGTTTACAACGCTAGAGACTATTTTACCCACAAAGAACACATAGAACACTCAGGCTAACGACCATAGAACAGTCATAGAATGAATAGTCTAAGTGAGATAAGACGGGAAAACGTCATTTTTGTCAGCCACCATTACTTATTTCAGATCTCGCTTGGTATATTCTAATACTCTTTAGAATTCTCGCAACTTGCCATCTTTCAGAAATCTCTCCATCGTTTCCGACTCTAGACACAGCGAGATGTCCACGCCACCATCGAGCGTCCCACTGTCCATCACACACAACAAACCATCCATGGCGACCATAATGGCATGCACATAACGTGGCCGCAAACCATTTCCAACAAAGTCAATATCATAAACTCCAAGCCGGGCCCACGAAGTGACAAGCGTGTGCTTCCTGCCAAGAAATGCCCTCCATAGACGCTGAGGCGCGACTTCATGCGCTTCTTCATGAAGTATAGCCGCTACAGCCTCGGGGGTAAACCGATCAAGGCATGTGCGGATCTCCGAGGCTATTGATCCAATCTTGGTGTCTTCAGCTGCGACGTTGCCGATAGGAGAGCCAATATACGTCAGCACCAGAGGTGAACCGACAAAGGTTTCTGGGAGACTCGGCGAAACCCGAGCGCGGATTCCTAAAGTAAAGTCCAAGAAGacttcatcgtcgctcttCAGCAGTGGTAAGCGAGCGCGATTGATGCCCGCCCAGACATGagccagcagcgcatcaaggCGTGACACCTTGGCTGTGGTCCACGTAGCTGACTTTTTTAATTGCTCTAGCTCGTCTCCCGTAAAGTGAATGATACTAGTTGTGACAGGATTAGAAATATGCCAACTCTCCCATGGCGGCGGGTACGCAGGTGACATCATGGCTTTTTGCAACAGCGCGGCATCTTTCGGCTTGGAGTTTATTGTCGACTGGCCAAGTGTTGCTGGATGTCCGTCGGTGGTATCCCACCAGTCATGGCGGTGCAAAGGAAGAGAACGGGCCTTTGAGATAAGCTCTGGGTTGCCATCATGGGCATCAATGTCACCGGCGGCCCTGGAGTCTAGCGAGCTGGGCTCAAAAATGGGGTACGCCAGATCTTTCGTGAGGTCTTGCTTCGTAAGCCCATCGCGACAGATTGACGCCCATCGACGCATGAATAGTACAAGAGCATGGGCGTCGCCTAGTGGATGGGCCATCTTTGCGGCCACAGcgaagccgctgctgcccagAAGAGTGACTTGGACGACCATACTCGGCAGGCCTTGGAATGTCTCGAGATCATGTAGAGCCAGCTTCGTTGACGACATCATGAGGCTAGATTGAGGAAAAGTCTCTATCCATAGTTCATCGGAAGCTCGCAAGGCGGGTTCTGGAGCTACTGATGCTGGGGAAGAGTCCAGCTGGACAACGTTCCATTCAACTCCAGGATCTGAATCTAGGCCGTAGGTAATCATCGGTCGATGGAAACGCTCTGTGTGGGAGCCGTTCTCGCGGGCCGGAGCCCACTGAAGCTGGCCCGCCCATTGAGGGAAAGCTTCGAGCGTCTTGATGAAAGAGTCTTTGAGACATCCAACCATCTCAGATGGTTTGTCATGGTCGAAGATCCAGATGGCTCCGGTAGGCGCGAATCGAACAACCGTGGCGTCGAGAATGGACAATACGGTAGAGCTCGCCGTTTGTGGTCGGAAAGCTGGCCGCAGCCGCTCTGTTTCTAAAATGTCGCCCTCCATGATTTGTATTTGAGGGATTGCAAGATATTCTCCTGTCTCTCTTTGTCAAGGGCCTAAGTATAGCAACTGGATTCGACTACCCATTTATACAGACTAGTGATACAGTGCATTCTATTGGCAAATCGCACAGTATTGTCCCTGACCCAAAAGAGTATCATCGCTGGCCGGCTGAGTCACACGGCGTTGGATTTTTGAAGGAGCATTTCATTCATGACTCTTAGATTTGAACAGTCTACCTACCATTTATAGCTTGCAATAAAATGAAATGTTTCAAGTAATTTGAATCTTTCATTTATATTATGTACCTTATAAGCGCAAATAGAACACTTATATGCTTTTGGACCCATACGTCGTGTAGGACTTTATACTTGGATTTCGTAGCCAAGTAGCTGCTTTTGTCAAGCGAAAATGGAGAGAGCGATCCCTCCAGCATTCGCTGTGTCGCAGAAACAAAAGGCATCTTAAACTACTTCACACTCAGAGGTACTTAATTTAGAAGAAGGGCCGATTTCATTTGTACCGTagataaataaataaatatttaccTACCAGAGATTATACACATGAACGGCAAATGCCAAGACACCATAGGCTCCATAACCTTTGTAACTCGCAAGCCCCGCAGCCGGCTCAGACACCACCATCACTGCAAATTATGATTTAACGATATCGTTCAATAGGTAGAAGTATATTAAGCCACCATATCATTGTTATGACTCAAACTCCCCTCACCACAAACTTGCCCATGGCTGATAGTCCTCATCCTGCATCAGCCGCTGAAGCTGTCTCCGCCGAACTCCAATATTACCTCCATCAAAGAGTGAGAACACTGCAGCATCGTTCAACAATCTGGGAAATTCCGTATCGGTGCGGTAAGATGTTCTATACGTGTATTAGCTTATCAAACCGTATTCGCGAAACAGGGACAGC is drawn from Trichoderma atroviride chromosome 7, complete sequence and contains these coding sequences:
- a CDS encoding uncharacterized protein (EggNog:ENOG41), with translation MSLLKAGFRDRLKERIRDRSQDKHQIDASKPVSRVFSGRLIAENAPHIPVLANPSHDCQDTPIRELWNVAYEKLRVEDAQLVEKYEASLKESLCANLDCGASSKTSTRDWMDTILKNKVQETQANIWKLTFRSSEIQLTEAIPKVLGVLKLVNDFVTAAVSSNPSASLAWAGVGVLLPLFLNPIEQASDLADGLEYISSLIVQSRMREDLYHRRYELNSLSEASTTSKAIYKNTLEELYRQILRFQVTSYCYYTHNEASRFGRDFVKRDDWSDLIGKIRTQDSHFIKINQLWRENQYNDECVAAQQRHQESMNSLTVVGAELSGLRKAVEDANSKSDHQSLMRWLCGIDPSPIYNAALNRHEAGTSEWLLRRNEKFSTWIKISSTFIWLHGKAGSGKSILSTSVIKHLKDKYDDDSSVAVAYFYFSFSDLKKQERDGMLKSLIKQICCQRPNMPDSVRKLREYKSQDAQPPTGVLEESLLDAMCGFAATYIVIDALDECPKFKGERAELMKSLNRILTTTTAAKTCNLHLFCTSRMELDISIEFRGHLSRPEAAEVDLSCCKEEMEQDISQYIDTALLSADFNSWPQTIRTEVKEELIKKADGMFQYVRCQFDNLQRFRSPAEIRRALEQLPQGLDETYERILRSIDPVYQTQAASCLKWLAFSLCTLTVDELAEIFILRPENDTMIDEDDRVFNSEDVLVYLHGLIIVEMDRETKYVRLSHYSIKEYLVSGRVCKDLASAFSLTDTGAHIWIARSSLAYVLHAGVTCKVVENLEKFKSDPRGNCNSIHRDTLKWYTAANWPGHLEMVPRKSWPTEVVKMANSALSVGSKGLTITLLASRRESDRNGPERLWHPYYFTARSGYSQLTELLLSDGPSTGAYLTQEDMDTMLQLATEAGSKELVRALLDRGAAVNAEKVNIGYATTGEALQKAVRHGHLDIVRTFLESGVDVNAQCGRRGSALEAAAGQDGLEMLELLIDHGADINGPNAREVLFSAATRKDNTRHLEFLLAKGADINMRGTGDHAKTALHQAASWGNWDNFDLLLQRGADINIGGKDGFPLHGLARNGDDVDGALDRMRRLMEMGADLEAQCEGSGTALHFACHSSETSAIRIAQFLVDSGADVNAVGGSFRDAAAGMRDARENGIGRVAAGQQGRCEPARRLPRQCSSGRMFTRKTGAGAVAACPWR
- a CDS encoding uncharacterized protein (EggNog:ENOG41) produces the protein MEGDILETERLRPAFRPQTASSTVLSILDATVVRFAPTGAIWIFDHDKPSEMVGCLKDSFIKTLEAFPQWAGQLQWAPARENGSHTERFHRPMITYGLDSDPGVEWNVVQLDSSPASVAPEPALRASDELWIETFPQSSLMMSSTKLALHDLETFQGLPSMVVQVTLLGSSGFAVAAKMAHPLGDAHALVLFMRRWASICRDGLTKQDLTKDLAYPIFEPSSLDSRAAGDIDAHDGNPELISKARSLPLHRHDWWDTTDGHPATLGQSTINSKPKDAALLQKAMMSPAYPPPWESWHISNPVTTSIIHFTGDELEQLKKSATWTTAKVSRLDALLAHVWAGINRARLPLLKSDDEVFLDFTLGIRARVSPSLPETFVGSPLVLTYIGSPIGNVAAEDTKIGSIASEIRTCLDRFTPEAVAAILHEEAHEVAPQRLWRAFLGRKHTLVTSWARLGVYDIDFVGNGLRPRYVHAIMVAMDGLLCVMDSGTLDGGVDISLCLESETMERFLKDGKLREF
- a CDS encoding uncharacterized protein (EggNog:ENOG41) — its product is MAAALAKKGVVEDERITLADDEALEAMSRGLKCPKAFVRVQLAGKCTLTPNNGTESLGWVPNFTPEHILETAEAEVELILNHI
- a CDS encoding uncharacterized protein (EggNog:ENOG41); protein product: MANILLTGASGYLGGSILAQLHNSGADRIELPAHGTIYALVRSDIQAQAVQDYGAEPAAFDPSNEAAIQSFIVGNEVSIVIWFIDVVNVDRQILFIRALAKLRQQTGQDVHFLQTSGAKIFSDLAGAPTDRPLLDIDPGLYEIQKKQQDQAPYQAFQKVDAASGLNSYKKMHRRMVRINKVSQAVATNNTIISLAEEFDVKSYIIAPCIVYGKGLGFGNLISAQTVAIVRAAKEAKRVYRVDDNSPTWPVCHIRDNTDLYIRLLAAILSESRNPGHENEVTICLRRVA